From the Scomber japonicus isolate fScoJap1 chromosome 8, fScoJap1.pri, whole genome shotgun sequence genome, the window ATGGCTTCAAAATTCATATATTAGAGTTCATATATTTTGTGTTAAAGCTTTAAAATTATGGTTCAGTCACAAGCTTAGTGCAATCTGACAGAGACGGAGCAGTTTTGTTTATTAGGAAGAGGAAACAATGTAGTATCCATGTGTCAAAAGCTGATATAAACCTATTCTCCAAAAGTCAGGGCTATAACTGCAGCCAAAAGTTAAAAAGTtggtgttttatatttgtacttAATTCAATAAAAACGTGAAAAACTCCCAAGACATTGATGACAAAAATGTGACAGAGAAGAAGCAAAACTCACCATATTTTGTTCAAGTGAGTAGTTTCTTAAAATGTAGCACCCTGGAAGTGAATTAAGACCATGACATCatgttttggggggggggggggggttgcttgTATGCTTCAGATCATTTTTTATAAAACTACACGAGCTAAAGTTGACATCATTTTCCTTACCATGTGTTAAATAGTTTGGCACCTACTATGTTTCCAATCAAGATACCTAAAGTGTAATCtttacttcttttttcctcAACATGAACTTAAAAATACTACACACTAAAAACAATAGTACTTTCTGTTGCTGGTAAGTCACTGTGTTATTAAAAGGCATCATTAATCAGACTACATAATGTTACAAAAATAGCTTGTCGTGAAAAGCAATCATTACATTGTTCTCTGCAAAGCTTGTGTTATCCAAGATAGAAAGTAGAAGAAAACTAATGaggtattaaaatgtgtgtagtGTACTTGATTAAAACTAGGAAATAAACATATGGATGTGTTAATATTACAAACCTGTCCAGAAGAGAGGATCACTCCATCCagcatctatatatatataaaatctcTTCACATGTTTAAATTTTCTGCATATATCTGTACATAGATTAAAAGCATGCCGGACcttaagaaaaaacaatacaaactattattttttcaatttcaaatttattttcaaaaatacaaaacaaggaaaataagtatatgtacacaaacactATTAAAATAGAATATGTATTGTACAAAATATGTACAGCTGTCCTCAGAGTGAAAACAAGTCCTATCTGCTCCTTTTGTCCTTGATGGTGTAGTGAAGGACTAATGGTTGGGCCTGGAAGGGAAACAGatcatatattacatttaatatgtCAAATCCAACATTGTGCTATAAATGTTTAAACCATCATTGGCTTTAAAGCTTATTAGAAATGGTGTAGAAAGTAATACTAATACTATATCTAATGATTCATAATCTTTCTCCTCATTTTCTGAAtataaaaacagcacaaaaaaaaaaaaagagtgtgaaGGGATGCATGACATTGGCTGTATCGTACCTTTCCAAACCAGTGTGATAGCCATAACCGTTTCATGGTCATGTGATCGGGAAGAGACTCATTATTAAACAACATCTGGACCTACGGAGAGACCAAACAAACCAATGTGAAGGGAAATCTGAAAGGAACATCCGTGAAACCTGTTAGCTGTTAGTAAAAGATGGGATGAGGTATCACGAATACTGAAATTTGTCTcgattacattttcatttaattccCTGCTGAGCCGAGCGGCCAGAGAAATGCGGCTGATAGACAAGCCTGTTAACTGTGGATTACATTCTCATGGCCATTAGGCGTCAGCCAATCAGATAAAAGGAAAATGGATGTTAATACGAGCTGTAAATGGACGATGACCGCACTGGAATCGGAATGCCGCGGGATCAGCCAGACTTCATTTGGAGTGATCAGGTTCGAGTATTAGCGGTGGTTTAAATGTTCCATTGCAAAAAATTAATGACGTCCATCCGCGGCATTCAGAAGGAAGGTCACTTCCTGACCTGGGATGCACCGTGTTTGTTGACGAGTCCGCCAGCCCCACCTAGCTCATTTGTATATAAAGATCTGATTACAGTGCAGGCACAATTGCGATAATGAGATTTTAATACCAGGTGAATGCTAACGTAATTGAATGCTAAAGACCCATAGACCGGACGTCATTACCCAGATTATGTATCCAGATACAGATCACATCATGATACCAGGTGTAAATGAGGCCTCTGATTCTGTCCAGTGAATGTTTTTAAAACGGCAGGAATTTAAATCTCTAAAACATTgtttagaaaatgtttaaattccATCTTTTTTGAGTAATTTCAGCCAGCACTATGCCAGCAACAACACAGCATTTCCGTTTAATTATATAGTCTGGTGTCCCGCCATAGTCTAATCTGTGCCActttttgtagtttagttatttgaagaaacacaacTCAAACTTGAAACTATGTCGAAAgagatatttactgaaaaatgtcaaaatctaaGAGTATTTATTGAACTAGTTAAACTTGGATAATCActtctgttgtctttgtttCGGAGCTGCAATATGAACAATAGTCTTTTTTGATGGTGTGTTTGGAACATTTATGAACAGGTCAAATTTCTTCATTCATACCTATACAACCAGTagttaaattattaattataaagcacaaaaaagttgatataacctcttaattttGCTCTTAGAATGCACCGGAGTTATGCATTTGAcgtaaaaatgtacaaaacataCATCAAAGCCAGACCTCCCCCTAGAGGATCAGACTGAGGTCCAACCACCATAGTCTCTTAAAACTCGGAGGGAAACACTGCGACACAAAACAATAATACTAGGGAGCATATGAAGCACGACTTTAAAGCATGACCACTAACCAAGAAAAGAGTGTTTAGAGTTAGAGTGTCTTCAAACCATCAGCcagtttttttcaattttatttacagtgttgCTATGGCTACCTGCAGGTCACCTAGGTTAATAAGTTGGCATTGACATGAAAATTGTACTTTAAGAGTTAACAAAAACATGGTGTCACAATACCTGAGATAAGAGGGTAATCAGCTGGTTTTCCATAGCTGTTGTATCTTTGAATACTGAGCATATTTAGTGGGAATAATCTCTTTCTACCATACATCATATTTGGGAAATTTGAGCTGATAAGGCCTGATAAAACCTGAATGAACGgctgcagacttttttttcgATGCTATAGAAATTGTCCGAAGGAACACACTGCTCTCAAGCAAACTTACAATTTAAGGACAGTAAATTGATGTAGGAAAAAAAATGGCGAATGCTCAATCACTCAAAATTTAGTTCATAGTTTTCATACAATGTGGTTTCACCGATGTATTTCTTTTGGAGGGGAGTGGATTATACGTTTCACCGACCGTTAGATTGTTCGTCCTCTTTAACGAAAGACAAAAGAAGCATGGATTATTTTGAATTAGTGACTCACCTGGTGTTTTTCCACGTTTAGCCGATGACAAAGCACTTTCCGTAGGTGTCTCACTTCTGCTCGGACAGAACAGCGCACAAACTTCTGCTGCAAAGAAAATGGTCAAACGGGTTAGGTTCACATGTGTTGTATGATTAGGACACTTTCAACCCAAGACAGTTCCTATAAATCATGAGCGGCCATACAGGTTTGTTCACTTCTCCAACCCCTCTGGCCACCAGGGACCTTGGTTAGTGAAATTTCTTGTTTTCTGGTTGGGTTTAAATTATATTGCTGTTTAAGGAGCCCAGACGAATCCATCATTTAACAGGCTACTGCTGCATGGAAAACACAACTCATTTGGGTTTTTGGATGTGCCGTTAACTTGCGCAGTATAAAAGTAGCTAAAAGTAACTTCTTGTTCAGAGATGCAGACTGACAGTTTTGCTGtttcagataaaataaaaagtctgcCAGTAATAAATGTCTCATTAGTTTAGCTTGTAACTGTAGAAGTACAGgcagctgctgttttaaatttaagcattaaaatatctttctttttctttttttcaaatgtccTTCCAACTTTCAATGTCAcaaactgcaataaaaaaatcactaaaaacATTGAGCAAATAAGAAAAGCACAGCATATTGACAGGGTGTGGCATTCTCCTGCTACAATTAGATTTACAGTGACCAAAATCCTAGGTTACTGCTCAACGTTTTCCGGTCCCAACTGACTTATAACATACTCTCAAGTTATCGAGCTAAATTTCCCTTTTTCCCTCTAAAAAGCAgtgaaaagtaatattttatttattatatagaaGGTGATGCAGAAGTTCCTTTTACTAAGTTTCCACTTCAGGGAAAACTGTGGATTGTGATTGGACAtgcagggggaggggggagggggggagcaGTGTAACAAAGGTTAAGAGTAAATTCAGATCCAGGTCAtgtttatctattttattaGTTCAAGCAGTGGTCAAAGTGAAGCAAGACTATATATCAAGAGCCAGGAATGTTACCCATGAAGCTGTGAGCAGGTGATGGCATTTTCTCACTTATATCATATAACATTAGatacaacaataaacaacattttaaatagttgAAAATAGATGAAGATGAATGATGATATCCTTATGCTTTAATTAGTCACAAATTCACTATGCGAAAACCTCAAAATTCACAAGTATGTTCGTGTGTGACTTTGTACACGTTTCAAATATCCTCACAGTAATTTATGACTATATATAAAAAGCACAAACCCTCTTTCTGCATTAGAAATATATTCTAAAATGACCATGGAAGTTGTCCTTTTCACAATTTGCAATCAAAAGCATATTTTAAGCCCAATGTTGTAATGCTGACTTGATTCAGACCTTTATAAAACCGATCAGCGccacaaataaatgtgttaaacaaGGTCGCCCTCTGCTGGTCGATCAAAGTCATTGCAGCAGGTGTAAAGATGCCGGGGTGGGTAAAGTGTGTATAAGCTAAGTGGATTTGTATATGATGTGGGTTTTAGTTAAGTTCTTCCCTCAATAATCTTTGTTCAAGTGTTGATTTAGTCCAATCAGGGCATTACGCAATCCCATTTCCCTTGTTAAACACGCCTGTCTTTCGATAAATGAGCCTGTCAAGATGATCCTGCCACATAAGGGAAAATCCAGAACAACTGATTAAGTAggcatttttttcagtttaatgGGTTTTGGAGTTGCATTGTGAGCAGTGTTTGAAATGCCTTCACTTCACATTTAAATAGCTAAGAGGTAAAGTGTGCATGTACACGCACGAGGAAACGGTACATAAACGGATTTACTGTACAATCTCATTCAAAAATCAGTGTGATGTTATTCGTAGTAAAGGAAACTTCTGGCATCAGTGTCATCATTAAAACTGCAAATATGTTCACATGACATTGTTTTATAATTGTCCTTATGCACGTTCTGTCAGTTTATCATTCATAGGGGAAGTATCTGTTTATTATTGAGAGAGTTACAACTTAATTATAAGTATTTGGTTCCCTAAACTATGTAAAACAAAGACTGTGAAGTATTCGTTGAGACTAGTTAATCCAGGCCTGCTTTGAACATGAATTCAGTGCTATTTAAGTCCTACAAGTCAGCACTAAACACTACAAACACCAAGTCTACATCATGGCCCTCTAGCTTTAAGATGTCAGTGAAAACACCACAACACTCCTCAGTAAATCCCCTACAATTGAGAACACAGTGGTTTGGGTAGGGAACTTAAGAAGGATTATATGGATCACTGCTGTACttatactttattttcattactgttattgttatttttgttgttgcattgcttctctgtctctctctctctcctctctctctctccccaaccagtcgaggcagatggccgcccacctagagcccgttctgcttgaggtttcttcctgtcaAAGCAGACTTTTTCCTTGCCGCTGTCGCtgagtgcttgctcatggggtaATGTTGGGttactgtaaattaaagagtacagtctaatCCTCCTCTATGTGAAAAATACCCTGAGATAACTGATTTGgtgcaacataaataaaaagggACATGACTTATCCCATCTGTCTGTGAGGATTCATCAGTGGCCAGAATAACCGGCTCTGTGTGATGATTTCTgctgttgctgcagatgtcactCTGCCATGTTTTTGCATCGCAGTTAAGGGTGGAAAATTACTTGTTATGGCTTCAAAAAAATGCACCCTGGAGACATGTTTCCACGGTTGTGAAAATCTGTGAGACAAGTTGCTTTGAAAGCATCCATAACCAGCTCGACTATTTCTATAAATACACAGACTTTTACCGAAATACAATGAAAGATCCATCTATGAGTCTTTGGCTTATGTGACCTACCTGGAGGGTAAGTTTCGTCTTATCTTTTCCAGCAAGAGATGAACTGGACGGATAAAAGAGAACAGACAAAAGACAACATTTATAagtgtgtcatttaaaatagACATATAAAGAAATTGATATCATTTAATAAAAATTGGAAATGCACAATATTGTAAAAAATTAATTTGGTACAGGAAAGGCAGCAAGAGATGTGCTCTATCTTTAGCAGTCCTTTGTCCACATGTCATTGAGAAGGTGAACGAAACATGAGGATTTAATGGAGATTAATCAAATTGATTTCATGGTGCAGAGGCTTGTGACTTTTGCTTTGGGATATTTCTGAagttgaaacatatttttggaGCAACTGATAATATACAAGACAGAATAAACTACTAGCTTCCTGTTATAACTGGAAtacttttatttgaacaggTTTGTAGACTGTAACTTCTCTTTTAATGACATTTGGTTATTGTATTTTCAACCTGTAATAGATTCTGGCTGAAGTACTTAAACCTGTTAAATGctttacagtcacacacacagtgtcaccCCGGTATTGGCAGCTCATTTACTTCAGCTATAACATggtttcataaaaaaaaatgcacacagatcactttaaaatgtatttaccagaggaaaaaaagtccCACCTACCTTAACCGTTCTAAACACAGCGAAACCTGCTCATCATATCTGTAGAAGTGGGCTTTGGAGTGGTCGAAGCTTGTGTACGGTAAACCTGTCGAATCTGGCATAGCATCtagtgagagggaaaaaaagatttaaattcaTAAATGAGGGCAGACATCATCAtcttactattattataatggTGGTAAACTGCAACTAAGAATAAAGTGCAGACCAAAGACAGGGGCAGTTTGAGTCTGACAGGTATTCCTACtccatgcaaaaaaaaactatataataTCTGACAGGTAACACAGTGAAATTGAAGGTATATGTCAGCATCTATTTATAATTGTGGCTGGCGCACAAGTTTGTTTTCTTGCATCATTAAAGACATATGTGAGGTAAAAATCTGTCATTTGAATATGTGAATGACTTTGGTGGTTGCTCCTTTTATAAGAGTGGTGTATTTTGAATTTCCAGGCTGCCTCAAAAGcaacaaaaggagaaaaattaATGTGGGATTTTACATCTGGGAACATCCTCGATTCCAGTAGAGCTCCAATCAATACAATGAGTTCAACTAATGCGTATTTGTTTAATAGCATGTATTACACACAATGTTTTGCTTCAGTTTGTCAGGAGAGTGAAAACACGTGGAAGGATagaaataaagataataaagcATATTTGGGTCCTaagccaaataaataaattacataaataaGTCCTCCATAGCAACGAAAGTATAGCACCAAAGATGTCAGACAAATCTAAAACTTCACATCACAGGCAGGGAAAACTGTAACTTTAAGACTCACCATCCCCAGCAGGCTGGATAACTCTTTCTAACCCACGTGACTGATAAAACTCCTTTATTCTTTTATCTTCACCTgttcaaatgtgaaaacagacatcattattattatttaatacttGACAGAATTGGACAAAAATCAAACAATATTACTGCTGCTAAGgcaatattttcttcttctttttttctttagctcTGAATTTCACAAGCAGCTGACATTAATACCGTCTCTAATTTGTACTTAACTGTTCTTAACACTGACTTACTTTCTTGTAGTCCAGGCACCAGTTTGTAGACAATGTCTTGCATCACTCGATCCAGTTTGAGGTTGAGTAAAGGCTGTGTTTCgtgtatttttatgttgcaCATCGGACAATATTTGCTTGTTTGCAGATATTTGACAATGCAGCTTTTGCAGActgtgaagaagaaaagaaagacatgtAATTTTCATCAGCTTGGTGACAGAGAGATGTTTGTATAACAGTTCATTACACAGGGAGAAAAAAGATATAATATTGTTGAGCTCAGATGAAACTCACAGGTATGCAAACACTCTGTAATCGTTGTGGCATCTATGAAGTAGCCCGCACAAAGGTAGCAGACAATATGTTCGTTCAGGTCCTTGATCTTCAACTTGACCTCCTCCTGTAAGGATGAACAAAGTCTTacgttttatgtgtttttaaaagttctTTTAATCTTTCAAACAGAATAATCTAAACTTCTAAAAGcttcattttctgctttttccagagtgagtgagtgtatcCAATGGTGTTTGTTTGCCAATTGAACTTGCTGAGTTGTAActaattaacccttacataccagggtttcccacagcactAAGCAACACACGCCTGCCGCCATAACTAACgtcttcaaaaaaacaaaacaaaacaaaatatatatgcagggcctgaatttcagcgcgGCATTGCGAGTGttgcgcacaatttaattgattcccgcaaatccaacacttttttcccgcacacatttacagcgatgtctattaaatgttcaaccagtgggccggaaccgctgtgtccgactgtctgacttcaACCCTGAatacacctgtagctctctgtaacggctaacagtgatattaagtttaaggaaacaaacaccgACAGAGCCAagtgatgtcaacattaacaatgttaatcctcagacaggtaactgtgacgttactatagtaacaagtcTCAGGCTAACCAGCTCAGAGTATATGAACGGCTCCAACTAAACAGGTGATTATTATTCAACAAAAACGTGATGCTaatgctactgaagctgaatataactacttaactgtataatactaccGGTATATAtcttgtaattactataaaatagaGAATAAGTTATTAGTTAGTTTATATAAGAACTATATAAAATAGACTCAATGGCttaacctgtgcaatctaatttaatccaatacaggagccctgctataaattctacatttatcaagcttatacattttttgacaagaaggtgaaaattctgctttatgttcattatattatattgaatgATGTTctgcagaaaaatgtaaaaaacaattcattttatttcccatGTTTTATACTTTGGGTCACATTAGGGAAAATCCAGCtaaaaggaaatgtgtatatggtgtttttaaagTTCTTGAATGGAAACAACAATTggtcaaatgtgactttgaacaatatgtaagggttaaggacTGTTGGTAACATGATAGCACGCGGTTGTATGTGGGGGCTGGTCACACAGGGGTCACACGCTGCCACCTGCGCAGGTTCAGGCTCAATGAAGAAGGCAGCGGGATCTGGTCCACCTTATAAAGTGCTTGTAAGTGATCGCTCAGTTTAGAATAATGTATCACAGAAAGGTCAAGAATGACTCGTGATCTTTAATCTCCATTTACATAGCTGACAAACCACACATTCTCCGCACTGCACTgcttcccaccctcctacccACACACTCAtctgaacatttatttttatgtatcgggagagcttcttcttctcttcctctgaaGTCAAAGGTAAAACTATTTGAAATGTTGGCTACTTCTGAGGCAAACTGGACAAGCAGCCAAACTCCATGATATTAAGCATTATTTAACAGATTAGTCATTTTGTACACAAAACAACCGGTCAATGTATGAACCTTATCAGCACTGATGATTCACCAGTATGACTAAAATGTACTCCAGCATTTCCCAGTGCACAATTGTGTCTTTTTAACATTGCCTCACGTTAATTTTACATCTTGTATTCTTTCCCTTGTATCTCTGAAATAAAACACTTAGCCTTGttattaaaaatcaatcaatccatcaataaatatttaatctgtatagcacttttcatacatcgTAGTGTAacataaagtgctttacatggtcaaaagcaaaaaaaaaaaaaaatcaagaactGAGGAAACACTATCATAACTGTAATGAATCTGGAGGATAAAAGGTGCTAAACTTGCCTTTTTATGGATccaagcactttattaggaacacctgcgCTATCTAATGCAatctaatacaacagctctgccataaattcaacttttacaaagcttatacatttttagAGATTATTGACATAGCCAGAAAggttataattttattttatattgattGGAGGTCGTAGTGGATGGAcgaaatattaggaacacttttcaatataaagCACTCCACTGTACAACCATCAGCTATGACCTCAACAATAAACACGAAGTAGAAGTATCACCTTTATGACGAtgtaaacaaaaactgaaaatgtactttgtaaatgtagaatttatagcacaGCTGTTGCATCaaattgcacaggtgttcctaataaaaaGTGTGCAGTGAGTGCACATGTATGCTTGTAAGTatataaacatgcacacaatctgttttatctgttatgttgtttaaaaataaaaaaccctgAATCTGTATGTAGTTAGTTTAAGTTTCAAACTCAATTCAAAAGTCTAATCAGGGGCTCTTATGAGTCGACATTTAGCTTAATTGTCAGAATCAGAATGGGCTTTATTGGCCAGGTGTGTTTACTCAAACGAGGAACGTCACTCTGGTTTCTTGTGGCTCTCGATGTACTTACAAACAACAATGTTCAGGAAGATATACATGAACATACAGccaaaaacaagaacaacatGCTGAACAGAGACATGTAAACATAAACCTATCACTACAAGCCAATAGGTAAAAAGGAAAGATATAGAAACAACAACATATAAAGTCTATATAAAAGGTCAAATAGCttccatagactgtaaaaaagaaTATAAGTAGTGCAAAGAGGGCaatgtaataagttactttGTATAAATAGTAAGTGTTATGTACAGTAGTCATGAGTACAATATTGGATGGCTGATGTTATACTGATTTTATGCTGTTTATAAGTCTGAtggggagagagaagaaactGTTCCTGTGTCTGGCAGTTGTtccagttaaataaataaataaaaagaaaaaaacctggGTTTTAGAGCCATATCAACAAAGACTAGCACCTGCCCAAGTGCCTTTGAGAATGATCTACACCTGCACCAGAgggattaaagcaagaaaaagatTTGTGAGCCTGAAAAGTTATCCAGGAGGAAATGTGTACAATGTGTTGAACTATTGTATGATATTGTATTAAAGCTGCTCTATGCCTGAGAAATTTAAGCCCTGCATGTACTGCTTAATATCTGggcctgacctttgacctctatGTGGAGGGGAAGGATGTAATCAAGTTTTTTCCTACCAAAATAATTAACTAGGTCAACTTATAGGGACATTTTGACAAAGCAGGTGACCGCAGTTCAAATCTGATTTTGGGACAACTGGGATCAATTATGGTCAATATTTAGCTGCAACAGCAAATGAATTATCCTCTTTAAAACAAAGTATAATGATAGCTATAGATCTGCTGCTGCCAGCGTGCTGGATTTAAGTCAACGGGGTTCccacacatttttatcattgaattttcaaaacttttccatATTATTTTACCCCATTTCCATGACTTAATTAAAGGTAGGCCCACATAGTGACTATAGGGCACAGATCTGGGTTTTATCTGCCACCCATCCCAAATATGGACGGTCAAGTCCAACTGTTTCAGTAAGAGAGATTTGTTGAGGCTTTTGATGAACATCATAGCCAGAGCTGTCAACTTTTCAGAAAACCTTGGAGCGAGATTTGAGGGGGGCTTTCAAGAAAGTTGGGCTTTCATGGTCAGGACCATATGTcaaagactttttttatttaatttgtatttaaagaaagaaacatgagCATGCACAGCATGGAAGAGTATGAAATATGGGTGGGAATGTTTAATACAgtctaatcttttttttgtcttacatAAAGTAACCTGAATGGAATCGCCAACAAGAAGCATTCACATTTCTCACTTAATTTTCTGgaatttagtcttttttaatAGCTTGTTTGAGACACCTGAGCCATACTCAACCAACGCTGAAAGGTAAAACCACAAGACACTGCCAACTTACGttttctttctcacattaaaagaAACGTTATACGAGATTAATTAAACTTAAGTAAATGTTTAAAGAGGATAATATACGTCTtcatttagggttttttaagaGGACAGCTACGTGTTCTACTCGTTACCACGACAACCACGACTCAGTCGCCAGGTAGCGGGGTCACAGGTTAACCCGGTGTTGTGTCGGAAGTCCGTTACCCCTCTCGATTAATGTCcccctctttttaaaaaatgcgtTTCTCAAAGCACAACATCCGATGTTGGAGTTGGGTTATGGTTACGGGGTATATTTTTGGGGGGTTAAAGTAAAGCACCTCAGAAGACAACTGATTGGGGTTATGGATAAAAGGGGGGGAACACATTTCGACGGGGGAACACATTTCGACATAACACCGAAGCACCGTCCCAGCTGAGTAGCGTAGCGATTGAACTACAAGTGAAGTCCTGGTTGAAGTGATTAATATAGCgggatatattattataaaactCGGCTAGAGAGCAGTCGGTTAACGGGATTTCAGCACGTTGCTCCGCTGTTAAAGCAGAACAACACGGGGTGGACTCCCGCTAGTGCGCATGCGTGTACGGTCCTCTCCAGCATCGCTCTCCATCAGCGCCGCGGAGACGACAACCATCTCACGTTTCACCCGCGTCTTTAATTCGTCTTTACCACCGTTTCACTCCCCGTCCGCTCCCAGCCCGGTGCGGGCGGGCTCGTACAACACGGCCACTCACCTCATTTCTCAGCGGGTCCAGTTTGTAGACAGACTGTAGCTGATTTCGTAGCCGCATCGCTATGGCCATCGGACCTTGCTCCGCCATCTTTGGGAGTTATGCTTACTTCCGGGTAAACCGGAAGTTGAATTTGAGCAAGTTGAAGGAGGCGGGCTAATGTGTGAGAGGCTTCTCCAGCTGACTGTCCATATCAACTGTGGTGAAAGAAGTGATTAGATccttgcagttttttttctgaatgtttaaGTACTAATAGTTATTCTTGAAGCACTATCTTTGAAATCATTAACACTTGTAGCCAATGCATTTAACTTTatctacatcactcataatacttatgtacttttatttactttaagttcatcactcatgtgcttttactgtaatactttaaccacatcactcataatacttatgcacttttactgtaatactttaactccACTCAGTTTGGCACAATCaatcagattttatttatatagcactttccATGCAAAGTGTagcacaaagtgctttacacaataaaagcaagcaaaacaaagcagaagcaAAAAccaaaagtcacacacacacactttctctcacacataacacatgcatacacacttgAAAGAAGCGCTATCTTACTCTCAGTCATTT encodes:
- the pcgf1 gene encoding polycomb group RING finger protein 1, giving the protein MAEQGPMAIAMRLRNQLQSVYKLDPLRNEEEVKLKIKDLNEHIVCYLCAGYFIDATTITECLHTFCKSCIVKYLQTSKYCPMCNIKIHETQPLLNLKLDRVMQDIVYKLVPGLQESEDKRIKEFYQSRGLERVIQPAGDDAMPDSTGLPYTSFDHSKAHFYRYDEQVSLCLERLSSSLAGKDKTKLTLQQKFVRCSVRAEVRHLRKVLCHRLNVEKHQVQMLFNNESLPDHMTMKRLWLSHWFGKAQPLVLHYTIKDKRSR